In a genomic window of Variovorax paradoxus:
- a CDS encoding HAMP domain-containing histidine kinase, producing MATAASITSLTPVPASADEAEAWVRGELIRSLMRSARGSYLVSGTLMVGMAALNWSALPRWEVLTWLTAGLISMACRAWAARVYAVRYVGRSALAQQQYADRYAFVWTASAFVWGLSVLLFFERVPQVNQFISWLVIAGVATSPLNGLALHPPLLKRFVNTLFATVLGSVLVRLVVINLEHPQFQYGFLLPILPTLHWYLLLRAGHHIHETARNSLELLFHNHILIKSLTQQRQAAVAAVAMKNRFLASAAHDMRQPVLALSLYADWLRNEPELVLELAPKIVRATHAVNALFDSMFDLARIDSGQVRLHIERVDIAELLQDLELQYRPVAESKGLDFRVHVTEGSFLTDPIRVRRMIGNLLANAIKYTPEGGVLLASRRTREGMRVEVWDTGIGIAPEHLRDVFLEFYKVADHAGTSDGFGLGLAIVARLSHVLGHPVSVRSRLGSGSVFRVALHDADEAVAQARVSAAVG from the coding sequence ATGGCCACCGCCGCCTCGATCACCAGCCTCACGCCCGTGCCGGCCTCCGCCGACGAGGCCGAGGCCTGGGTGCGCGGCGAGCTGATCCGCAGCCTGATGCGCTCGGCGCGCGGTTCCTACCTCGTGTCGGGCACCTTGATGGTCGGCATGGCGGCGCTCAACTGGTCGGCGCTGCCGCGCTGGGAGGTGCTGACCTGGCTCACCGCCGGCCTGATCTCGATGGCCTGCCGAGCCTGGGCCGCGCGCGTGTACGCGGTGCGCTACGTCGGGCGCAGCGCGCTGGCGCAGCAGCAGTACGCCGACCGCTATGCCTTCGTCTGGACCGCCAGCGCCTTCGTCTGGGGGCTGTCGGTGCTGCTGTTCTTCGAGCGCGTGCCGCAGGTCAACCAGTTCATCAGCTGGCTGGTGATCGCGGGCGTCGCGACCTCGCCGCTCAACGGGCTGGCGCTGCACCCGCCGCTGCTCAAGCGCTTCGTCAACACGCTGTTCGCCACCGTGCTCGGTTCGGTGCTGGTGCGGCTGGTGGTCATCAACCTCGAGCATCCGCAGTTTCAGTACGGCTTCCTGCTGCCGATCCTGCCCACGCTGCACTGGTACCTGCTGCTGCGCGCCGGCCATCACATCCACGAGACCGCGCGCAACAGCCTGGAGCTGCTGTTCCACAACCACATCCTGATCAAGTCGCTGACCCAGCAGCGGCAGGCGGCGGTGGCGGCCGTGGCGATGAAGAACCGCTTCCTCGCGAGCGCCGCGCACGACATGCGCCAGCCGGTGCTGGCGCTGTCGCTGTACGCCGACTGGCTGCGCAACGAGCCCGAGCTGGTGCTCGAGCTGGCGCCGAAGATCGTGCGCGCCACCCATGCCGTCAATGCGCTGTTCGACTCGATGTTCGACCTCGCGCGCATCGACTCGGGCCAGGTGCGGCTGCACATCGAGCGCGTGGACATCGCCGAGCTGCTGCAGGACCTCGAGCTGCAGTACCGCCCCGTGGCCGAGAGCAAGGGGCTCGATTTCCGCGTCCACGTGACCGAGGGCAGCTTCCTCACCGACCCGATCCGCGTGCGCCGCATGATCGGCAACCTGCTGGCCAACGCGATCAAGTACACGCCCGAGGGCGGCGTGCTGCTGGCCTCGCGCCGCACCCGCGAGGGCATGCGCGTGGAGGTCTGGGACACCGGCATCGGCATCGCGCCCGAGCACCTGCGCGACGTGTTCCTCGAGTTCTACAAGGTGGCCGACCATGCCGGCACCTCCGACGGCTTCGGCCTCGGCCTGGCGATCGTCGCGCGCCTGTCCCACGTGCTGGGCCACCCGGTCAGCGTGCGCTCGCGGCTGGGCAGCGGCAGCGTGTTCCGCGTGGCGCTGCACGATGCGGACGAGGCGGTGGCGCAGGCGCGGGTGAGCGCGGCGGTGGGCTGA
- a CDS encoding VOC family protein → MLSHVFLGVSDFERAFGFHAAVMNELGHALRFRDDSRPWAGWQRPDAPRPLFLIGAPFDGEAPAVGNGQMVALLAADRATVDRVHAVALAHGGRCEGPPGLRPHYHANYYGAYFRDPDGNKLCVCCHDPA, encoded by the coding sequence ATGCTTTCCCACGTGTTCCTCGGCGTGAGCGACTTCGAGCGCGCCTTCGGCTTCCATGCCGCCGTCATGAACGAGCTCGGCCATGCGCTGCGCTTTCGCGACGACAGCCGCCCCTGGGCCGGCTGGCAGCGCCCCGACGCGCCGCGCCCGCTGTTCCTGATCGGCGCGCCCTTCGACGGCGAGGCGCCGGCGGTGGGCAACGGCCAGATGGTCGCGCTGCTGGCGGCCGACCGCGCCACGGTCGATCGCGTCCATGCCGTGGCGCTGGCCCACGGCGGGCGCTGCGAAGGCCCGCCCGGGCTGCGCCCGCACTACCACGCCAACTATTACGGCGCCTACTTCCGCGATCCCGACGGCAACAAGCTCTGCGTCTGCTGCCACGACCCTGCATAG
- a CDS encoding response regulator transcription factor, giving the protein MSIYVIDDHPLMRDAIVMVLRRLRPAENIVELERLDKLASSVAQRGAPTLFCLDLKLPDTNGVSGVIAVKQVYPNVPIAVYSAAPSADMEDACIEAGADTYIEKSASSAELAAALRGLLMAGSEEADEPPLASNSKLSKRQTQLIAMLDKGMSNRDIATDLEISEHTVKVHLWRLFRRLGVKSRTQALHYARTNGLLSG; this is encoded by the coding sequence ATGAGCATATATGTCATCGACGACCACCCCCTGATGCGCGACGCGATCGTGATGGTCCTGCGGCGCCTTCGTCCGGCCGAGAACATCGTCGAGCTCGAACGGCTCGACAAGCTCGCGAGTTCCGTCGCGCAGCGCGGAGCGCCCACGCTCTTCTGTCTGGACCTGAAGCTGCCCGACACCAACGGCGTCTCGGGCGTGATCGCGGTCAAGCAGGTCTATCCCAATGTGCCGATCGCCGTCTATTCGGCCGCGCCCTCGGCCGACATGGAAGACGCCTGCATTGAAGCCGGTGCCGACACCTACATCGAGAAGTCGGCCAGCTCGGCCGAGCTGGCGGCGGCCCTGCGCGGCCTGCTGATGGCCGGCTCGGAAGAAGCCGACGAGCCGCCGCTGGCGAGCAACAGCAAGCTCTCGAAGCGCCAGACCCAGCTCATCGCCATGCTCGACAAGGGCATGAGCAACCGCGACATCGCCACCGACCTCGAGATCAGCGAACACACGGTGAAGGTGCACCTGTGGCGCCTGTTCCGCCGCCTGGGCGTGAAGAGCCGCACGCAGGCGCTGCATTACGCGCGCACGAACGGGTTGCTGTCGGGCTGA
- a CDS encoding PLP-dependent aminotransferase family protein: MAPAAPVTLHWRKQLRASAKPAYLLLADLIADDIRTGRLGARDRLPTLRELAADLQLNYTTVARGYAEARKRGLIDSRAGTGTFIRTGSPSLRLRGGSGAEMTMNMPPEPRDEHLVARMHEGAAQAFAQADLYELLRYQDFGGTVHDREAAMQWLRPHVPEAGVDRILVCPGIHGVLTALISQLARPGELVCVESLTYPGIKAIAAQLGVQLHALQLDDDGPIADAFEHACKTLKPKALYCNPTLLNPTTGTVSRARREALADVALRYAVPIIEDDAYGMLPRQMPPTLATLAPALTYYVTGFSKCFGAGLRSAYVCAPTARQSQRLAGALRATTVMASPVTNALTTMWVEDGTADAMLQAVRAESAARQLLAARHLGDHGLQAHPEGFHAWLPLTPGWSPVEFASFLRTRNVGVVASAAFSTDGDPPDAVRICLGGPMSREECDDALRLIADTLTHPLHPHATVQERAF, from the coding sequence ATCGCCCCCGCCGCCCCGGTCACGCTGCACTGGCGCAAGCAGCTGCGCGCCAGCGCCAAGCCGGCCTACCTGCTGCTGGCCGACCTGATCGCCGACGACATCCGCACCGGCCGGCTCGGCGCGCGCGACCGGCTGCCCACGCTGCGCGAGCTGGCGGCGGACCTGCAGCTCAACTACACGACCGTGGCGCGCGGCTATGCCGAGGCGCGCAAGCGCGGGTTGATCGACTCGCGCGCGGGCACCGGCACCTTCATCCGCACCGGCAGCCCGAGCCTGCGGCTGCGCGGCGGCAGCGGCGCCGAGATGACGATGAACATGCCGCCCGAGCCGCGCGACGAGCACCTGGTGGCGCGCATGCACGAAGGCGCCGCGCAGGCCTTCGCGCAGGCCGACCTCTACGAGCTGCTGCGCTACCAGGACTTCGGCGGCACGGTGCACGACCGCGAGGCCGCGATGCAGTGGCTGCGCCCGCACGTGCCCGAGGCCGGCGTCGACCGCATCCTGGTGTGCCCCGGCATCCACGGCGTGCTGACCGCGCTGATCTCGCAGCTCGCGCGGCCCGGCGAGCTGGTGTGCGTGGAGTCGCTGACCTACCCGGGCATCAAGGCCATCGCGGCCCAGCTCGGCGTGCAGCTGCATGCGCTGCAGCTCGACGACGACGGCCCGATCGCCGATGCCTTCGAGCACGCCTGCAAGACCCTGAAGCCCAAGGCGCTGTACTGCAACCCGACCCTGCTCAACCCCACCACCGGCACCGTGAGCCGCGCGCGGCGCGAGGCGCTGGCCGACGTGGCGCTGCGCTACGCGGTGCCGATCATCGAGGACGACGCCTACGGCATGCTGCCGCGCCAGATGCCGCCCACGCTCGCCACGCTGGCGCCCGCGCTCACCTACTACGTCACCGGCTTCTCGAAGTGCTTCGGCGCGGGGCTGCGCAGCGCCTACGTCTGCGCCCCGACCGCGCGCCAGTCGCAGCGGCTCGCGGGCGCGCTGCGCGCCACTACGGTGATGGCCTCGCCGGTCACCAATGCGCTGACCACGATGTGGGTCGAGGACGGCACGGCCGACGCCATGCTGCAGGCGGTGCGCGCCGAATCGGCCGCGCGCCAGCTGCTGGCCGCGCGCCACCTCGGCGACCACGGGCTGCAGGCGCATCCCGAGGGCTTCCATGCCTGGCTGCCGCTCACGCCGGGCTGGAGCCCGGTCGAGTTCGCCTCCTTCCTGCGCACGCGCAACGTGGGCGTGGTTGCGAGCGCGGCGTTCTCGACTGACGGCGATCCGCCCGACGCGGTGCGCATCTGCCTCGGCGGGCCGATGTCGCGCGAGGAGTGCGACGACGCGCTGCGGCTGATCGCGGACACGCTGACGCATCCGCTGCACCCGCACGCGACGGTGCAGGAGCGGGCCTTCTAG